One Clostridium estertheticum DNA segment encodes these proteins:
- a CDS encoding FAD-dependent oxidoreductase, with protein MKVIVIGGGWSGCSAAITAKKAGAEVSLYEKTDMLLGLGNVGGIMRNNGRYTASEELIALGSGDFIHLTDENSKHKNINFPGHKNAWLCDVNKIEPAVGKYLKAMDIEVNMITRVVDVKKEGNKIKGIYLSDKQYVEADVFIETTGSAGPMNNCVKYGNGCAMCVLRCPAFGGRVSISSKAGIEDLKGEREEGVYGAFSGSCKLAKGSLASDLIKQLDEAGVALIKVPEEDVNLDKLKQKVCQQYAIKEFAENIILIDTGDVKLMSPYYPLEKLRRIKGFEIAKYVDPYAGGIGNSIRYVSIAPREDSMKVIGLDNLFCGGEKSGLFIGHTEAMITGSLAGHNAVKHYLGLPLLILPRSLAAGDIIAYGNEKIKTTEGRRNRYTFAGAEYFKRMQELGLYILDTDEIKQKVENLNLTNIFNQKLI; from the coding sequence TTGAAGGTTATAGTAATTGGTGGCGGATGGTCTGGTTGTAGCGCAGCAATCACAGCAAAAAAAGCTGGTGCTGAGGTATCCTTATATGAAAAGACAGATATGCTTTTGGGGCTTGGTAATGTAGGTGGTATAATGAGAAATAATGGTAGGTACACTGCGTCAGAAGAGCTGATAGCGCTAGGGTCAGGAGATTTTATACATTTGACTGATGAGAATAGTAAACATAAAAATATAAATTTTCCCGGTCATAAAAATGCCTGGCTTTGCGATGTAAACAAGATTGAACCAGCAGTTGGAAAATATTTAAAAGCTATGGATATAGAAGTAAATATGATAACGCGAGTAGTAGATGTTAAAAAAGAAGGCAATAAAATAAAAGGAATATACCTATCAGATAAGCAGTATGTTGAAGCGGATGTATTTATAGAAACTACAGGTTCAGCGGGACCAATGAATAACTGCGTAAAATATGGAAATGGGTGCGCAATGTGTGTTTTGAGATGCCCAGCTTTTGGGGGAAGAGTAAGCATTAGTAGCAAAGCAGGTATTGAAGACTTAAAAGGAGAACGAGAAGAAGGCGTGTATGGGGCCTTTAGCGGTTCTTGTAAATTAGCCAAAGGTTCTTTAGCTAGTGATCTCATTAAACAACTGGATGAAGCAGGGGTTGCTCTTATAAAAGTTCCAGAAGAGGATGTTAATTTAGATAAGCTTAAACAAAAGGTATGTCAGCAGTATGCCATAAAAGAGTTCGCCGAAAATATAATTTTAATAGATACAGGTGATGTTAAGTTAATGTCTCCATATTATCCATTAGAAAAATTAAGAAGAATTAAAGGCTTTGAAATCGCAAAATATGTAGACCCATATGCTGGTGGAATTGGAAACTCCATAAGATATGTATCCATAGCTCCAAGAGAAGATAGTATGAAGGTTATAGGACTCGATAATTTGTTCTGCGGTGGTGAGAAATCCGGTCTATTTATAGGCCATACAGAAGCTATGATAACAGGGTCTTTGGCAGGACACAATGCAGTAAAACACTATCTAGGATTACCTCTTTTGATTTTACCAAGGTCACTAGCCGCTGGAGACATAATTGCCTATGGGAATGAGAAAATTAAAACTACAGAAGGAAGAAGAAACAGATATACCTTTGCAGGAGCAGAGTATTTTAAAAGAATGCAGGAACTGGGACTTTATATTTTGGATACAGATGAGATTAAGCAAAAAGTAGAAAATTTAAATTTAACTAATATATTTAATCAAAAACTTATATAG
- the thiC gene encoding phosphomethylpyrimidine synthase ThiC — protein MMYTTQMDAAKKGIITKEMKIVAKKENMDEEVLREKIARGVVALPANKNHKALNPEGVGEGLKTKINVNLGISKDCYDIDEEMKKVQLAIDMKAEAIMDLSSFGKTEEFRQRLIADSTAMIGTVPIYDALGFYDKELQDITAKEFIDVVEKHAKDGVDFVTIHAGLNINTANVFKRNKRITHIVSRGGSLLYAWMELNQKENPFYEYFDDILDICEKYDLTISLGDACRPGCINDATDACQIHELMVLGELTTRAWERNVQIIIEGPGHMAINEIQANVLLAKKLCHGAPFYILGPLVTDIAPGYDHITSAIGGALAASYGADFLCYVTPAEHIRLPNLDDVREGIIAAKIAAHAGDIGKNVTGSRDWDNEMSTARQNLNWDRMFELAIDPEKARRYRKESTPEHEHSCTMCGKMCSMRTMNKIMQGKDLNILRADS, from the coding sequence ATGATGTATACAACTCAAATGGATGCTGCTAAAAAAGGCATTATAACAAAAGAGATGAAAATAGTAGCAAAAAAAGAGAATATGGATGAAGAGGTTTTAAGAGAAAAAATAGCAAGAGGTGTAGTGGCACTACCCGCTAATAAAAATCATAAAGCATTAAATCCAGAAGGGGTTGGAGAAGGTTTAAAAACAAAAATCAATGTGAATCTAGGTATTTCAAAGGATTGCTATGATATTGATGAGGAAATGAAAAAAGTACAGTTAGCCATAGATATGAAAGCTGAAGCAATCATGGATTTAAGCTCCTTTGGGAAAACAGAAGAGTTTAGACAAAGACTTATTGCAGATTCTACTGCTATGATAGGTACTGTACCAATATATGATGCCCTAGGTTTTTACGATAAAGAATTACAGGACATTACGGCTAAAGAATTCATAGATGTAGTAGAGAAACATGCAAAAGATGGTGTAGACTTTGTAACAATTCATGCAGGTTTAAATATTAACACTGCAAATGTATTTAAAAGAAATAAGAGAATAACTCATATAGTATCAAGAGGAGGATCCCTTCTATACGCTTGGATGGAATTAAACCAAAAGGAAAATCCATTTTATGAATACTTCGATGACATATTAGATATATGTGAAAAATATGACTTAACTATAAGCCTTGGGGATGCCTGTAGACCTGGTTGCATTAATGATGCCACGGACGCTTGTCAAATTCATGAACTAATGGTGCTTGGTGAATTAACCACAAGGGCCTGGGAAAGAAATGTACAAATAATTATAGAAGGACCCGGTCACATGGCAATAAATGAAATCCAGGCAAATGTGTTACTTGCAAAGAAATTATGTCATGGTGCACCTTTTTATATTTTAGGACCCCTAGTTACGGATATTGCTCCAGGTTATGACCATATTACCAGTGCTATAGGAGGCGCCTTGGCTGCTAGCTATGGAGCTGATTTCCTTTGCTATGTAACGCCAGCAGAACATATAAGGCTTCCAAATCTTGATGATGTTCGTGAAGGCATTATTGCTGCAAAGATTGCAGCTCATGCTGGGGATATAGGTAAAAATGTGACCGGTAGCCGCGATTGGGATAATGAAATGAGCACTGCAAGGCAAAACCTTAATTGGGACAGAATGTTTGAGCTTGCTATTGATCCTGAAAAAGCTAGGCGCTATAGAAAAGAATCCACGCCAGAGCATGAACATAGCTGCACCATGTGTGGTAAAATGTGCTCCATGAGAACTATGAATAAAATAATGCAGGGCAAGGATCTTAATATATTAAGAGCAGATTCATAA
- the pdxS gene encoding pyridoxal 5'-phosphate synthase lyase subunit PdxS, translated as MERYELNKNLAQMLKGGVIMDVVNVQQAIIAEKAGACAVMALERVPSDIRKQGGVARMSDPRMIKEIKAAVSIPVMAKGRIGHFVEAQILQEIGVDFIDESEVLTPADEQYHINKWEFKVPYVCGARNLGEALRRIGEGAAMIRTKGEAGTGNVVEAVRHMRCIMDDIRKVKNAPNEELMTLAKDMGAPIHLIEYVWKNGKLPVVNFAAGGIATPADAALMMQLGAEGVFVGSGIFKAENPEVRAKAIVLATTYYNDPKVIAEVSENLGEAMSGLELSEIKERYAERGW; from the coding sequence ATGGAAAGGTATGAACTTAATAAAAATTTGGCTCAAATGTTAAAAGGCGGAGTAATTATGGATGTGGTGAATGTGCAGCAGGCAATAATTGCAGAAAAAGCTGGGGCCTGTGCGGTAATGGCACTAGAAAGAGTGCCCTCAGATATTAGAAAGCAAGGCGGCGTAGCTAGGATGTCTGATCCTAGAATGATTAAAGAAATAAAGGCAGCAGTAAGTATTCCGGTAATGGCTAAAGGCAGGATAGGTCATTTTGTTGAAGCCCAAATTCTGCAGGAGATAGGGGTAGATTTTATAGATGAAAGCGAAGTTTTGACTCCAGCAGATGAGCAGTATCATATAAATAAATGGGAGTTTAAGGTTCCCTATGTTTGTGGAGCGAGAAATTTAGGTGAGGCACTAAGGAGAATTGGAGAAGGTGCCGCAATGATAAGAACAAAGGGTGAAGCAGGCACAGGAAATGTAGTAGAAGCTGTTAGGCACATGAGATGTATTATGGACGATATTAGAAAAGTAAAAAATGCTCCAAACGAAGAGCTAATGACCCTGGCTAAAGATATGGGAGCCCCAATTCATTTAATTGAATATGTATGGAAAAATGGTAAACTTCCTGTAGTGAATTTTGCTGCCGGTGGAATAGCAACGCCAGCCGATGCTGCCTTAATGATGCAACTTGGAGCAGAGGGAGTTTTTGTAGGATCTGGAATATTTAAAGCAGAAAACCCTGAAGTAAGAGCAAAAGCTATAGTCCTTGCAACTACCTATTACAATGACCCTAAGGTTATAGCAGAAGTTTCAGAAAACCTGGGCGAAGCAATGAGTGGCCTAGAATTAAGTGAAATTAAAGAGAGATATGCAGAAAGAGGATGGTAA
- a CDS encoding phosphatase PAP2 family protein: protein MLPYGIKPTALTNWSSFPSDHAVLFFTLATGLLFVSKKLGLLAFIYTTIFIAFPRIYLGFHYPTDIICGALIGIAIGLIANQSFVCNKISKPILKWSEKAPSLFYALFFLITYQISDLFNSTRLFLHFCMEVLEHII, encoded by the coding sequence GTGTTACCATATGGAATAAAGCCCACTGCGTTAACCAACTGGAGCTCATTTCCAAGTGACCATGCAGTGCTATTCTTTACTCTAGCTACTGGGCTTTTATTCGTTTCAAAAAAACTTGGCCTATTAGCATTTATTTATACAACTATATTTATTGCTTTTCCAAGGATATATTTAGGTTTTCATTACCCTACTGATATTATTTGTGGTGCTTTAATTGGAATAGCTATTGGTTTAATAGCAAACCAAAGTTTTGTATGTAATAAAATCTCTAAGCCGATTTTAAAATGGTCAGAAAAAGCGCCAAGTCTTTTTTATGCACTATTTTTTCTGATAACTTATCAAATTTCAGATTTATTTAATAGTACAAGACTATTCCTTCATTTTTGTATGGAAGTGTTAGAACATATTATATAA